Below is a genomic region from Flavobacterium ginsengisoli.
TTTCATAAGAATGTCTGGCAACCATTATAATTTTCTTTTCTTCCAATTCTGCAGTTTGGATCATTTTAAACCATAACGGATTAGAAATTACTCTTCCGTTTTTAATAGACCATTCTTCTAAACTTTCTTTTGATAATGCAACGAAAAATAAAAATTTAGAAGCACAGTAGTTCCGATATTCATATTTTAATTTACCCGTAAATCTCCCAAAAAATGTTTTTCTATATTCATTAAATCTTGAGCCATGAGCTTCAAATATAATAGGAACGTCTGTTTTTAAAAATAATGGAATTGAAAATGATTTTAATGCAAAGTCAGAGATGATTATGCAATCAGGTTGTAATAGACTAATGTATTTTTGAAGTTGTTTTTTATATTCAATCAAATTCAAAAGTTTACCTTTTTTTAATGAAATATCGTAAAAACTTATTGCTTTATTAAATTCGAAAAACACATCTGAATCCCCATCATTCTGCGTGATGATAGAAATTTGATAATTCCATTTTTTTATTAAATAATCTGTTTTTACAGAAAGTACGCGCTGAACCCCTCCTTCTTCATTAATTCTTTGGGTGATGTATAATAACCTCATTTTTTAAACATCAAAAATTTGTCATAATCTCTTATGTAATCATCTTCATCAAAAACATCTGATGCTAAAACAAGACATACAGCTCCAGAAGAAAAATCTTCAAGTTCACGCCACAATCCATTGACTAAATGCAATCCCACATCTGGCTTATTTAGTAAAATTTTAGTTTTTTGAAAACCATCATCCAATGTAACATAAAAACTGCCACTAAGCGCCACTAAAATTTCATGCTGTTCTATATGCGAATGGCCTCCTCGAAAAGCATTGCTCGGGATATCAAAAAGGTAATAAATTCGCTTAAACTCAAAAGGTAAAATATCATTTTGTATAAAAGCCAAATTACCTCTAACATCCTCTACTACCGGAAATTTTATGTATTGAATATCATTAATTGTCGTTTCCATATTACTATTTTAAAACATTCCTCAAAATGCTTGTTAATGATATATGCCTTTAGATCGCAAATATTAATTATTGATTTCTTAATTTCGTATCAAATATAACATTAATGAGGGTTTTACTTGTTGGCGAATACAGTCTTTTGCATAATTCTTTAAAAGAAGGATTGCTTGAACTTGGTCATGAAGTTGTTTTAATTGGAAATAAAGACGGCTTTAGAAAATATCCTCTTGATTATAATTACGAACCTAAGTATCTTAATTTTAAGGTTCTTACTATTCCTCGAAAAATAATTTATCGCTTATTTAAATTTGATTTTGCTGGATTAGAAACTGGATTTCGTTTTTTTCTTTTTCTACCCAAATTACAAAACTTTGATGTAGTTCAGTTTATTAATGAAGCTTCTGTAAAGACGACTTCAGGTTTTGAGCTTTATCTTATGAAAAAGCTTTGTTCTGCAAACAAAAAAGCTTTCATGCTGTCTACTGGAATTGATTACTCTACACTCACATATTACATTGAAAATCCATCTAAAAAATCAATTCTTCAGCCTTATTTTACGAATCCTAAAGAAGACAAAGAATTTAAAGCTTTCTATGCTTATCTTAGCAAAAGCCATTCTAAAATACACGATTTTATTAAAGCAAAATTTAATGGAATCATTGCAACTGATTTTGATTACGTTGAGGCAAATAGTAAAAATCCAAAATACTCAGGATTTATTCCCTGTCCTGTCAATATCAAAAAACTAATTTCTGAAGAACTTGTTATAGCCAGAAAGATTATTATTTTTCTCGGCATAAGCAAATGGAGTTACCATCAAAAAGGCATTCTGTTTTTTGAAAAGGCTTTAGATATAATTCAAAAAAAGTACTCTGACAAAGTCGAAATAATAATCGCAAATACAATTCCTTATCCTGTTTATATTGAACTCTATAACAAAGCACATATCTTATTAGATCAAGCTTATTCCTGTGATCAAGGATATAATGCACTCGAAGCAATGG
It encodes:
- a CDS encoding glycosyltransferase; this encodes MRLLYITQRINEEGGVQRVLSVKTDYLIKKWNYQISIITQNDGDSDVFFEFNKAISFYDISLKKGKLLNLIEYKKQLQKYISLLQPDCIIISDFALKSFSIPLFLKTDVPIIFEAHGSRFNEYRKTFFGRFTGKLKYEYRNYCASKFLFFVALSKESLEEWSIKNGRVISNPLWFKMIQTAELEEKKIIMVARHSYEKGIDRILKMWPLIVQKYPEWKLEIFGKSNKTLQLEKQQSDKNITFSNPVHNIQEIYKSASILVMTSRNEALPMVLIEAMAIGLPCVAYDCPVGPKAIIRNNENGFLIEEDDETSFIEKLSLLIEDEMLRKKWE
- a CDS encoding sugar 3,4-ketoisomerase, with the protein product METTINDIQYIKFPVVEDVRGNLAFIQNDILPFEFKRIYYLFDIPSNAFRGGHSHIEQHEILVALSGSFYVTLDDGFQKTKILLNKPDVGLHLVNGLWRELEDFSSGAVCLVLASDVFDEDDYIRDYDKFLMFKK
- a CDS encoding glycosyltransferase, which translates into the protein MRVLLVGEYSLLHNSLKEGLLELGHEVVLIGNKDGFRKYPLDYNYEPKYLNFKVLTIPRKIIYRLFKFDFAGLETGFRFFLFLPKLQNFDVVQFINEASVKTTSGFELYLMKKLCSANKKAFMLSTGIDYSTLTYYIENPSKKSILQPYFTNPKEDKEFKAFYAYLSKSHSKIHDFIKAKFNGIIATDFDYVEANSKNPKYSGFIPCPVNIKKLISEELVIARKIIIFLGISKWSYHQKGILFFEKALDIIQKKYSDKVEIIIANTIPYPVYIELYNKAHILLDQAYSCDQGYNALEAMAKGKVVFTGAESEFMEYYKISERVCINALPDVDYLVDELSFLIENPTEITAIGKRARAFIEKEHDYIKVAQQYLDVWKNF